One Eisenibacter elegans DSM 3317 genomic window, TGATATTGGTAGCCTGCACCAATACAGGAGCCTGCCCGAGCTGGATACGGTACACACCATTGGCTGTAAGGGCGATGAGCTGACCATTGCGGCTGTGCAAGCGCTGTGTAGGCCAAGGCCAACGCTGTTGCCACTGCCCCCGGGCATAGCGCCAGATACCTTGTGGGGTGGCTGCATAAAGGGTATCTTGCCATACGGCCAACTGCCCTACTGGCAGTGGCAGGCTACCGGCGGCGCTGCGCTGCCAGACGCTGAAGTCTTGTAAATTGAGGTTGCTGCGCAAGGCCGCACGCTGTACCCCCTGTGGGGTGGCGATGAAAAGGCTGTCTTGCCAAAGGGCTATGCCACGTGTGGGCAACACAGAGGCATTGATGCCTAGGTTGCGATAAATTTCGCGCACTTGGCGGCGGCGTAAATCAAGGATTACCACCCCTGCCTCAGAGGCAAGATAGGCCGTTTGCCCATCCACCGCAGCTTGGTAGAGTTGTTTGCTGCCCGTCAGCTCGGCTTGTGCCAACGCACTGAGCGCATACAATCGATTTTGCTGCCAAAGGTCTATGGCTCCATTGACATAGCCTATGAGCAGATCTTCGGATGCTTGACCGGTGGCTTGTAGCAGGGTAAAGCGGTTGTCAGAAAGCGCCAGTAGGTTGCTGAGCGGCTCTAAGCTTTGCTCTTGGCGGTCGTAGCGAAAAAGCCCGTTTTGGGAGGCAACATACACAAAGGTCGGTGTGCCGCTAATGAGTTGTGCTTCTTGGTAGGCAGGATAAGTCCGCCAAGTACCCACCGGCTGTAATTGAGCGTAAGCCCTCAAAGCAGACAAATACATCAAAAGACCGAGCAAGATCCAAACGTGCAGACCAGCACCATACCACTGAGCGTTTTTGGAAAAGCAGCTCCAAAGCTGGAGCTTGGGGGTAAGCAGGCATATCATTTTGATACAAAAACGAGGGCTTGGTAAATTTGGCTTACAGGTTGACCTGTAGGAATGCAAAAATTTGAGACCAAATCGACGGCTTAGGCAGCCCCCTCTGGGGAGTGTGTGAAGACCTAAAGACATGTAAGAAGGATCAGACAAGGCTGTACTCATTAACAGGGTTATTGAAAAGAGAGGCGTTTTTTACCTGTATACACAGCAAAAGAGCCGCCATCCGTAAAGCTGAGCATCGTGATGCCGGCATCTGTGGCTAGGTGATAAGCCAAGCTTGTGGGGTTGCCAACACCAGCCACCACTGGAACGCCTAGTGTCAAGATTTTTTGCATTACATCAAAATCAATATTGGCATTGACCACCAAGATGTGGTGTTGCAAGGGCAACAGGTTTTGGGTCAGTACAATACCGATGAGTTTGTGGATGGCATTGATGAGGTTGTAGTCTTCTTTAATAAGTGTCAGAGAGCCTGAATGTTCAAATAAGGCGACTGCTTTGAACTGAAGGTGGGTCTGTGCTTTGCGCAAGTTAGCCAACAACTGGTGAATTTGTTGGGTTTTAAAAATAGGAATAGGGGGAGGAACTCTTTGTGGGCTTTTTTGCAAGGCTTCAGCAATGGCAGCTGCCGGATTGATACCCAGAGAGGCATTTTTGTAGCGTTTTTGTTGAAAGTTCGCAGGGTCAAAATTAAAATGATGAGCCAGCTCCACCCACAACACATTACCGCGCTCGCCTTCGCTTTTGGGGTTGTCGTCATGGTACATCTTGACAATATCTTGGTAGCGGCTAATCCCCCCCACTGTATATAGAAACCCTACTGCCAGCTCAAAATCGTTGCCGGGGGTGCGCATCAGGGTCGAAAATATAAATACACGTCTGTCGGAGGGGGCACCATAGTGTAGCCGTATTTCTAGCGGAGCCTCTTGTGTAAGTAGCTCTTGATCTGGAGATTGTAGCTGATTGGCTACAACTTTTTCAGCCGTAGTGGAGCTTGTTTTCATGGGGTTGTTCTGATTGGGGTAGGGGCTTGGTTTTGTTGAGTAAAAGTAGGACAATTCCAACTCATTATCAAGGGCTTCACTACTTTATTTGGCCAACAGACCTAATGTATCACAAAAAAAATGCTATATTTACTCAACACAGTTCAAAATCACTGATTTCAGGTGCGAACAACTACCCAAGTGCCCTATGGTTACCAACGTATTTGTGTATGCCAAAACATTGGCCTGATAATCAGGAAATAGTAACTAACCACTAAAAACAAATTTTACGATGGCTCAGAAATATGCAAGCGCCCAAAACCTTCAGTTTTTGCTCAATGAGGTACTCTCAATCACCGAATTATGCCGGCTGCCGGCTTATGAGGAGCACTCCCCCGAAACCTTCACGATGCTGCTCGATACAGCTTTTGAGCTCTGTGATGCCTACCTCAAACCCATTCACGAGGAAATGGACAGGGACGAGCCACAACTGGTAGACGGCAAAATACGGGTACACCCCAAGATGCGCGAAGTGGTCAAACAAATGGCCGATGCAGGGTGGATTTCGGCCATATTCGATTATGATGACGGGGGGATGCAACTCCCCATTACAATCAACTCTGCAGCAGGGTTTGTCTTCAATGCGGCCAACTATTCGGCCAGCGTCTATCCGTTTTTGACTACAGGCGCTGCCGGACTTATCAAGAGCTTCGGCAGTGAGGCGCTACAAAAGACCTACTTACCCAAGATGTTTTCAGGAGAATGGCAGGGCACAATGGCCCTGACAGAGCCCAATGCGGGCAGCTCGCTATCGGACATTACCACCACGGCCACAGCCGCCGGCGATGGCACATACCGCATTCAGGGGCAGAAAATTTATATCTCTTGTGGCGATCACGATGCTTGCGACAATGTCATCCATCTGATGCTGGCGCGAATCAAGGGGGCTCCTGTGGGAGTAAAAGGCATTTCGCTTTTTGTAGTGCCCCAAAAACGATTCGATGCCCAAGGGCAACTCCAGCCCAACGACTTGCAAACCATTGGCGTATACCACAAAATGGGCTACAAAGGCGCACCCATTGCCCACCTCCAAATGGGCGAGCGTGAGGATTGCCACGGGTATCTAGTGGGCGAAGAACACCAAGGGCTGATGTATATGTTCAAGATGATGAACGAAGCCCGCATAGGGGTGGGAATGAATGCAGCGGGGATTGCCTCGGCGGCCTATTATGCTTCGCTGGCCTATGCGATGGAGCGTCCACAGGGGCGTAAGATTGATAACAAAGACCTCTCGCAGCCTCAAGTCCCTATCATCCAACACGCCGATGTAAAGCGAATGTTGCTGTTCCAGCGGGCAGTGGTAGATGGGTCGCTGGCACTACTGCTACAAGCAAGCTATTATGCCGACCTAGCCAAGGCGCATCCCGATCACGCTGTGCGCGAAAAATACGAGCTTTTGCTAGATTTCTTGACCCCCATCGCCAAAACCTATCCCTCCGAAATGGGTGTGCAAAGTACCAGTGCAGCGGTACAGTGCTTAGGCGGTGCAGGCTATTGCCGCGACTTTCCAGTCGAGCAGTATTACCGTGAGGCCCGCATACACCCCATCCACGAGGGCACGACGGGTATCCACGGTCTCGACCTGCTAGGCCGTAAGGTTACGATGAAGCAGGGGCAGGCTTTTGGCTTGTTTTTGTCAGAAGTGCAGGCTACCATCCAAGCTGCCGCCGAACACACAGCCCTCAAGGCCGAGGCCGATCAGCTCCAAACCGCCCTCCAAGAGCTCCAAACCACCACCAAGCAGCTGCTTACCCTAGCACAACAAGGGCAAACGGAGGCGTTTTTGGCGGATGCAACCCTCTATCTGGAACTAACAGGCATCATCGCCATCGCATGGCAGTGGCTCAAACAAGGACTTTGCTGCCAAACAGTCTTACATCCAGAAGAAAACAACGCTACTGCCGCCAATGGCAATACGGCTACACTCATCCGCCCGACGGCCAAAAAGCTGGCTTTTTACGAGGGTAAGCTCCAAACAATGCGTTATTTCTTTGCCTATGAGCTGCCCAAAACTGCCGGCTTGCATCAGCGACTTCGCCAACAAAATTTTGTAACAATAGCAATGCAAGGCGAGTGGTTTGAAGACTAAAAGCCAATCAGGTGTAAAAAACACCAAGATTCATTGGATGTAAGAATTTTATATGCTTGATTATCAAGGGTTTTTGATGCATAATATTCCAAACAAATCTTGATTGGGGCTAACCCCTCCAAAACCAGACAAGGCTTGGAGGGGTGGCAGCTATCAAGGCCGCCTATTATTATGATGGATAGCCGCTGGGTTTTGGAACATAGCGCGCTTAGCGCTTTTTGTTTTGTTTGAAATCCCTCAAAAACTCCTCTCTGTCGTTGATGCGGATATCTGCCTGATACTCGTGCTCCAGCCCTTCGTGAAGGGTGTGGTGTGCGCCGTAGTAATAGAGCTGCTTCATCGCAGCGATAGTTTGGGCACTGTTTTGGGTGATTTGTGCCGCTAGTTGCGCGACAGTTTGGTCTAGTTGTGCGAGAGGAACCGACCGATTGGCCAAGCCTAGGGCTGCCGCTTCGGTACCGCTGATGGGTTGGGTAGTAAATGACATTTCCATCGCTTTAAGCAGGCCAATACGTTGGGGCAGCCGTTGGGTCATTCCCCACTTGGGCGCTATGCCCCACTTGGCGTGTGTATCCCCTATGCGGGCTTCGTCAGCAGCGACAATCAAATCAAAAGCTAATGCAATTTCTAGAGCTCCCGTAAAACAGAAGCCATTGATGGCGGCAATGGTTACCTGTGGCATCGCTTGTAGGGTTTCGATAAGCTGTAGCCCATCTTTCAAAATCTGATCTGCAGCAAACTGCCCTCCTTGGATGCTTTCATTAAGCGCTTGGAGATCTACCCCAGCAGACCAAGCACGCCCTGCGCCCTGCACAACCAGTACTTTGATGTCTGGGCTTTGGGCAATGGCCTTGGCGGCCTTATTCCAGTCTGCAACTAGGGCAGGACTGAGGGCGTTGAGCGAGTCGGGGCGATTGAGGGTTAGATAGGCAACGGCATCGCGTTGCTCAAACAACAAAATGTCTGTGGTTGGAATCATTGGTAGGTAGTTTTGGGTAATTCAACAGAAACACCTACAAGATACACAAAACCTCTATAGTAAGGCCTTGTTGTTCAGAAAATCCTCCCAAGCCAAGTCCCAACCCAAAAGCCAAGCCCAAATAAAATGGCTAAGCCAAGCACCCACAACAGCCGTAAACGTATCATAAATTCAGCAAAGCTCATTGTTCAAAGGTGCATTTTTTATGTTTTAAAAAGCACAAATAAAAACCTAAATAAGCCTGAACAAAAACTTAAAAAGAAGATGGCAGCTTGGAGGCTGCTCCCCAAACGAATCAAATTGGACTCTTGTGGCGCTATTGTGGGGGAATGGTTGTTGATTTAGAACAAGATTTCCCTCAAAACCTCTTTGTCATCAAAGGGATAACGTACTCCTTTTATTTCTTGGTAGGTTTCGTGGCCTTTGCCTGCTACCAACACGATGTCTTTGGGTTTGGCCATAGCACAGGCCTTGGCAATGGCTTCACGTCGATTTTCGATGATTTGTACTTGTGCTTGAGCCGAAGGCGGAACACCTGTGAGCATATCCTCCAGAATGTGCATAGGTTCTTCATTGCGCGGATTATCAGAGGTCAGGATGACCTGCGCGCTATATTGACAAGCAATTTTGGCCATTAGTGGGCGTTTGAGCGCATCGCGGTTACCACCACAGCCAACTACTGTAATGACGGCCTCGTCTGCTTGGCAGGCATCATTGATGGTCTGAAGTACATTTTCGAGCGCATCGGGCGTATGGGCATAGTCTATCACTGCTACGATACCTTCGGGACTAATCATTTGCTCAAATCTTCCGGTAGCAGGGCTGAGGGCAGAGATGGCTGTCAATACTTGCTCTTCTTCTTCGCCCAATAGGCAGGCAATCGCATAGATGGTCAGGAGGTTGTAACCATTGAAATTGCCAATTAGTTGGCACCAAGCCTCACGCCCATCAAACTGCATCAGCAGCCCTTGGAGGGTATTTTCGATGATTTTCCCCTTAAAATCAGCAGCCTCTTGTAGTGCAAATGTTTTCTGAATACGAGCAGCACAATTTTGCAACATCACCATTCCCCGCTTATCATCAAGGTTGACCAGTGCGAATGCCTCTGGAGGCAGCAAATCAAAAAAGCCTTTTTTGGCCTTGATGTATGCGTCAAAGGTTTTGTGAAAATCGAGATGGTCGTGGGTGATATTGGTAAAAGCAGCGCCGCTAAAGTGTACTCCGGCAATACGCTGTTGTACGACTGCGTGAGAGCTCACCTCCATAAATGCGTGAGTACAGCCCGAGCGCACCATTTCGGCCAAGAGCGCCTGTAGCTGTAATGGGTCAGGGGTGGTAAACTGCGTAGGCGATACCCGGTCGTGCACACGGTTTTCGATGGTCGAAATCAAACCTGTACGGTAACCTAGGTTTTCAAACAGCCGGTATAGGAGGGTGGCACAGGTGGTTTTGCCATTGGTACCTGTAATTCCCACCAGACGGAGCTGGCGCGAGGGGTGCTCATAATAATTGGCGGCTAATAAGCCTAGAGCTTGAGCAGTGTCGGGTACTTCGTAGCAGCTCAGTGTTTGGGGAAGGCCGGAAGGGGTATTGAGGCAGACAATCGCCGATGCGCCCTGAGCCACAGCCTGAGGGATATACTGGTGGCCATCGGTTTGTAAACCACTTACGGCTACAAATAAATCTCCGGGCTGTACTTGACGTGAGTCTGAGCGTATTTGTTGGATTTCAGCTTGGACAGGGCCGTGTGTATGGCGAGCATTCAAGCCCGATAATAAGGTGGAGAGTGTTTTCATTATATGAGAGAGGGGGCTAATCAGGCAAAGATACGTAAATTTTGTGAGGAGGCGCTCAACTATCCAACCACTGAAAGAGCAATTGTTTGCCCTCTGGAGTCATAATAGATTCGGGGTGAAACTGTACCCCACTGACGGGATAATGCTTGTGTTGGATAGCCATAATCCTGCCGTCGGGGGTGCGGGCAGTAATATCAAGTAGGTCGTGGGGAAACCCTTCTTCGTGCAGAAGCCAAGAGTGGTACAGCCCTATGGGCATAGGGTTGGGCAAGCCTTTGAAAAAACCTTGCCCATTGTGTTGGAGTGGATGGGCTTCTCCGTGGTAGATGGTGTCAGTGTTGTAAAGCCTTGCACCAAATACCTCTCCCACAGCCTGATGCCCTAGGCATACCCCTAGGATGGGTTTTTGGGGGGCATATTGTGTGATAAGCGGCAACATAATCCCTGCTTCGGCAGGAACACCCGGCCCCGGGGAAAGAATTATTTTATCGAAGAGCGCTACGGTTTCAAGGCTGATACGGTCGTTTTTGGCCACATAACAAGTATACCTGCCGTGTTGCTCCAATATTTGCAGCAAGTTGTAGGTGAATGAGTCGTAGTTGTCGAGCAATAAGAGGCGCATAAGCAATAAATGCCCAAAATTATGATTAAGCCCTCAGCTTTGCAAGCCAATGAAATAGATACAATAAAAACCCTGCCGTCCAAAAACGACCCTTCCAGCCTTTGCAGCTCTATTGGTTCTGATTTTCGCGAGCCATTATCATCAAAATCACTGAGTGAATAATCGTGACCACCCCAACACCAATAAAGCCATAATACAATTTTCTACCATCAGAAGCCGCAGTCATACCGATGCCCAGCAGGAACAAAAAAATGCCTACGCTTTTTGCCTAGTATCAGCACAAAAATCAGCTATTTTGAGCGCGGAGCTGAAAATTTAGACAAGCTCTTATGTGGTTGAACATATATCAAAGCTGGGTTTTGGGGCATTGTTAGAGACTGTTTGCGATACTGCCTCGTGATTTGTACTACGGGAGCGTGGGGGCAGCGAAGTTTTATCAAAAAAATCAAGTCTAACCACTTGATTTGGGAGAGCACTCAAAAGTTGGATAAAAACTTTCGAGTGCTCTCCTCAGTAGTTATGATGCGTATTCTACAAGATTATAGGTCGCCCTTGCTGATTTGCCCAAAAGAAACCGGGCTCTCTTTGGGACTATGTTCAAATTTGACAAACACGACTCCTAGGCGCTCGTCGACACTGACGACCTCTGCCGGACGGAAATTGCCCACAAATACGGCCTGTACTTTGTCGCCGGGTTGTACTTTGACTATCTGTGGGATGGTCTTACAATCTTTGCGAGGATAGGTCTTCATTCGCCCTGCAAACCCAAGCGTCAGAACTTGCTGCCCATCATTGGCAATAACCTGCACACATCGCCAGTCGTCGCCGTCTTTGGCTGCGATGGTGCTTCCTTGAGAGAAAGGCCCTATGACTGTAAAAGAGTTCGGTTTGAGTTTGTATTCTGTTTGTCCGATGCCTTTGCCGCTGTCGCGGTCTTGGGCGGGGTTGTCCCAGCTGAGGTCAAGGTAGCGCACTGTCGGTTCGGCGGGGTTGCTGGCTTCGGTTACAATGGCGCGTTGCATTCCCGAGCCTGTTTGCCACCAAGTCAGTACTACATCTCCGACCTTGGCTTTTTGGCCTTTGGGAATACGTACCAGCATTGAATTGGGCATTTTTTGTGTACCATCAAAAGTAAATTTCACTTCTGACTCTAGCTCTCCCGGAGTTTCCATCTCTGCGTGGTAGAAGAGATAGGTCTCCTTGGTGGGGTCTTCTGTGGCTAGTTTACTTGTCCACATTTTGTAGCTGGGGCACAATACCACATCGCCGGCTTCGGCCTTGGTAGCTACTGCAGGGAAGCCAAAAGGGGTTTCGCCCGGAGCCAAGGTTACC contains:
- a CDS encoding formate dehydrogenase accessory sulfurtransferase FdhD, with product MKTSSTTAEKVVANQLQSPDQELLTQEAPLEIRLHYGAPSDRRVFIFSTLMRTPGNDFELAVGFLYTVGGISRYQDIVKMYHDDNPKSEGERGNVLWVELAHHFNFDPANFQQKRYKNASLGINPAAAIAEALQKSPQRVPPPIPIFKTQQIHQLLANLRKAQTHLQFKAVALFEHSGSLTLIKEDYNLINAIHKLIGIVLTQNLLPLQHHILVVNANIDFDVMQKILTLGVPVVAGVGNPTSLAYHLATDAGITMLSFTDGGSFAVYTGKKRLSFQ
- a CDS encoding acyl-CoA dehydrogenase translates to MAQKYASAQNLQFLLNEVLSITELCRLPAYEEHSPETFTMLLDTAFELCDAYLKPIHEEMDRDEPQLVDGKIRVHPKMREVVKQMADAGWISAIFDYDDGGMQLPITINSAAGFVFNAANYSASVYPFLTTGAAGLIKSFGSEALQKTYLPKMFSGEWQGTMALTEPNAGSSLSDITTTATAAGDGTYRIQGQKIYISCGDHDACDNVIHLMLARIKGAPVGVKGISLFVVPQKRFDAQGQLQPNDLQTIGVYHKMGYKGAPIAHLQMGEREDCHGYLVGEEHQGLMYMFKMMNEARIGVGMNAAGIASAAYYASLAYAMERPQGRKIDNKDLSQPQVPIIQHADVKRMLLFQRAVVDGSLALLLQASYYADLAKAHPDHAVREKYELLLDFLTPIAKTYPSEMGVQSTSAAVQCLGGAGYCRDFPVEQYYREARIHPIHEGTTGIHGLDLLGRKVTMKQGQAFGLFLSEVQATIQAAAEHTALKAEADQLQTALQELQTTTKQLLTLAQQGQTEAFLADATLYLELTGIIAIAWQWLKQGLCCQTVLHPEENNATAANGNTATLIRPTAKKLAFYEGKLQTMRYFFAYELPKTAGLHQRLRQQNFVTIAMQGEWFED
- a CDS encoding enoyl-CoA hydratase/isomerase family protein translates to MIPTTDILLFEQRDAVAYLTLNRPDSLNALSPALVADWNKAAKAIAQSPDIKVLVVQGAGRAWSAGVDLQALNESIQGGQFAADQILKDGLQLIETLQAMPQVTIAAINGFCFTGALEIALAFDLIVAADEARIGDTHAKWGIAPKWGMTQRLPQRIGLLKAMEMSFTTQPISGTEAAALGLANRSVPLAQLDQTVAQLAAQITQNSAQTIAAMKQLYYYGAHHTLHEGLEHEYQADIRINDREEFLRDFKQNKKR
- a CDS encoding UDP-N-acetylmuramoyl-L-alanyl-D-glutamate--2,6-diaminopimelate ligase, which translates into the protein MKTLSTLLSGLNARHTHGPVQAEIQQIRSDSRQVQPGDLFVAVSGLQTDGHQYIPQAVAQGASAIVCLNTPSGLPQTLSCYEVPDTAQALGLLAANYYEHPSRQLRLVGITGTNGKTTCATLLYRLFENLGYRTGLISTIENRVHDRVSPTQFTTPDPLQLQALLAEMVRSGCTHAFMEVSSHAVVQQRIAGVHFSGAAFTNITHDHLDFHKTFDAYIKAKKGFFDLLPPEAFALVNLDDKRGMVMLQNCAARIQKTFALQEAADFKGKIIENTLQGLLMQFDGREAWCQLIGNFNGYNLLTIYAIACLLGEEEEQVLTAISALSPATGRFEQMISPEGIVAVIDYAHTPDALENVLQTINDACQADEAVITVVGCGGNRDALKRPLMAKIACQYSAQVILTSDNPRNEEPMHILEDMLTGVPPSAQAQVQIIENRREAIAKACAMAKPKDIVLVAGKGHETYQEIKGVRYPFDDKEVLREILF
- a CDS encoding anthranilate synthase component II — protein: MRLLLLDNYDSFTYNLLQILEQHGRYTCYVAKNDRISLETVALFDKIILSPGPGVPAEAGIMLPLITQYAPQKPILGVCLGHQAVGEVFGARLYNTDTIYHGEAHPLQHNGQGFFKGLPNPMPIGLYHSWLLHEEGFPHDLLDITARTPDGRIMAIQHKHYPVSGVQFHPESIMTPEGKQLLFQWLDS